From the genome of Holophagales bacterium:
GCCTCGTTCGCCTCGGTCCCGCTGTTGCAGAAGAAGGCGCGCGACAGGCCCGACAGCGTCACGAGCCGCTCGGCCAGCTCGCCCTGCGCCGCCTGGTAGAAGAGGTTCGAGACGTGGAGAAGGTCCGTCGCCTCGGCGCGGAGCGTCTTCACGAGGCGCGGGTGGCGGTACCCGAGGGCATTGACCGCGATGCCGGCGAGGAGGTCCCAGTAGACCTTCCCGTCGACGTCGACGAGCTTGGCCCCGCGCCCGTCGCGGGGATGGAACTTCGTCCAGGCGTAGGTTCCGAGAAGATACGAGGCCGCGCGGGCCTCGACCGCCTGCGGGCTCTCGTCAGGCTGCCACAAGGTGAGTTCCTCCCTTCCCCTCGAGGAGGGCCGCGCGGTGCATCGACGGTCCCGCGATGACCACCTCCGACACACCTGCCTCCAGGGCCTCGACGGCAGCGCGGAGCTTCGGCTTCATCCCGCCCGTCACGGCGGGCGAGGCGAGGAGTGTCCGCGCCGCACGCGCGTCGATCCGGTCGATCACCGCGCCGTCGGCGCCCTTCACCCCTTCCACGTCGGTCAGGAAGACGAGCCTCTTCGCGCCGAGAGCGCCCGCGAGGGCCGAGGCGGCCGAGTCGGCGTTCACGTTCAGGAGCGTCCCCTCGCGCCCCAGTGCGACCGAAGCCACGAGGGGCAGGAACCCGGCGCCGAGGACTGCCGCGAGGAGCGTCGGGTCGCACCTCACGACGCGGCCGACGAATCCGAGGTCGACCCCCTCGATCGCCTCGTGGAACTCGGCCCAGAGCGTGTCTCCGTCCGCGCCCGAGAGCCCCGCGGCACGGATCCCCCGGCCCCTCAGCTCGGCGACGAGAGTCTTGTTCACGAGCCCCGAGAGGATCGAGACCACGACGTCGAGCGTCTCGGCGTCGGTGACGCGCAGGCCGCCCTGGACCTTCTTCGGGATGTCCAGCGCGGCGAGCATCGCGTCGATCCGCTTGCCGCCGCCGTGGACGACGATCGACCTCTTCCCCGAAGACCACGCCGTGGCGACCGCTTCGAGGGCGGCGTGGCGAAGGTCCCGGTTCTCGAGGAGGCTTCCCCCCAGCTTGACGACGTCCGTCACAGGAGACCCTCCGTCTCCGGCAGGCCGAAGACCCGGTTCAGATTCTGGACCGCCTGCGAGGCGGCCCCCTTGAGGAGGTTGTCGATGGCGGACACGACGACAGCCCGTCGGCCCCCGGGCAGGAGCTTCCAGCCCACGTGAGCCCGGGGCGTACCGACGACGTCCCGCAGCTCGGGGAGGCGCCCGGCCGGAAGAACCCTCACGAACGGCCGGCCGGCGTACGCCGCGGCGAACCGGTCCGCGATGAGGGCGTCGGAGACCAGCGCACGGAACGAGATGTGGATCGTCGAGAGGATTCCCCTCACGGCAGGGAGCAGGTGCGGAACGAACGTGAAGGCGGCTTCGGCCGGGAGGCCGAGTTCCTGGCGCATCTCGGGCTCGTGCCGGTGGGAGCCGACCGCGTAGGCTTTGTAGTTTCCCGACAGCTCGCAGAAGGAGTACGCCAGCTCGGCCTTCTTCCCGGCACCCGAGACGCCGCTCGCCGAGGTCACGAGGAGCGGCTGGTCCGGCGCGAGAAGGTCCGCGAACGGCCTTGTCGCCACGAGGACGGACGTCGGGTAGCAGCCCGGGTTGGCGACGAGCCGGGCGCCGGCGAGCTCCTGGCCGCACCACTCCGTGAGGCCGTAAACGGCCTCGCCGAGGAGTTCCGGTGCCGGATGCGCGAAGCCGTACCACGCCGGGTAGAGCGAGGGCGCCCGGAGGCGAAACGCTCCCGACACGTCGATCACGCGCACTCCTGCACTCAGCAGCTTCGGCGCCATCTCGGCCGAGACCTCGTTCGGCGTCGCAAGGATGGCGGCATCCGGCGCCCCGTCGAGGAGCGTGGTCTCGGCGTACGCGACGACGTCGGGGCCATCGAGGCCCGCGAGGTCGGGGTGCAGCTCACCGAAGGCCGCCCCCTTTCCGCCCGGGCTGCCGAAGAGACCGGTGAGGGCGACGCCCGGGTGGCGGGCCAGAAGGCGGACGGCTTCCGCGCCGGAGTACCCGGCGGCGCCTACGACGGAGACACGAATCACGCTCAACCTCTCATCTTCCGGATCGGCGTCCGGCCTTCAGGCGCCGCGTCGGCGCGGCGGGGCGGTGGGCCCGGAGGCGGAAAGGCGAGCGGCGAGCGCTCGCGCGGAGGCCGCGTCGTGAGCGGCCACGAAGACCGTGTCGTCCCCGGCGATCGAGCCGGCGGCCTCCGGCAGGCCGGCTTCGTCGAGAACCCTCGCCACAGGGTGCGCACCGGCCGGCGGCGTCTTCAGGACGACGAGCGTTCCCGCGACCCGAACGGAGAGGACCGAGTCCGCGAGGACCCGCTCGAGCCGCCCGAGCCGCCGCC
Proteins encoded in this window:
- the argB gene encoding acetylglutamate kinase produces the protein MTDVVKLGGSLLENRDLRHAALEAVATAWSSGKRSIVVHGGGKRIDAMLAALDIPKKVQGGLRVTDAETLDVVVSILSGLVNKTLVAELRGRGIRAAGLSGADGDTLWAEFHEAIEGVDLGFVGRVVRCDPTLLAAVLGAGFLPLVASVALGREGTLLNVNADSAASALAGALGAKRLVFLTDVEGVKGADGAVIDRIDARAARTLLASPAVTGGMKPKLRAAVEALEAGVSEVVIAGPSMHRAALLEGKGGTHLVAA
- the argC gene encoding N-acetyl-gamma-glutamyl-phosphate reductase; the protein is MSVIRVSVVGAAGYSGAEAVRLLARHPGVALTGLFGSPGGKGAAFGELHPDLAGLDGPDVVAYAETTLLDGAPDAAILATPNEVSAEMAPKLLSAGVRVIDVSGAFRLRAPSLYPAWYGFAHPAPELLGEAVYGLTEWCGQELAGARLVANPGCYPTSVLVATRPFADLLAPDQPLLVTSASGVSGAGKKAELAYSFCELSGNYKAYAVGSHRHEPEMRQELGLPAEAAFTFVPHLLPAVRGILSTIHISFRALVSDALIADRFAAAYAGRPFVRVLPAGRLPELRDVVGTPRAHVGWKLLPGGRRAVVVSAIDNLLKGAASQAVQNLNRVFGLPETEGLL